In the Leptospira limi genome, one interval contains:
- a CDS encoding 4Fe-4S dicluster domain-containing protein: MKRKDLFREGFKSVFQFTFTKADEISEAIKEVWQEETDQIPKKTSKSNPKPITKKTKQKSKPTLVRKRKTKMFQTLSLPPGATKDFFSLCTGCNECIFACPYAVLFPVTATDSEKTYPHFDPNAKACHLCSDWPCITACPEKALLPYEVSETTPKFGKAKLLKEFCINEKTGESTCNACFVTCPIEKTVKFKGNLPVFAQSSCTGCGLCVETCPSFPKAIQIRLFKSE; this comes from the coding sequence ATGAAACGAAAGGATCTTTTCCGAGAAGGATTTAAATCCGTTTTCCAGTTTACCTTTACGAAAGCGGATGAAATTTCCGAAGCCATCAAAGAAGTTTGGCAGGAAGAAACAGACCAAATCCCTAAAAAAACTTCTAAATCCAATCCAAAACCAATCACTAAGAAAACAAAACAAAAGAGTAAGCCGACTCTTGTTCGGAAACGTAAGACAAAGATGTTCCAAACTCTGTCTTTACCTCCTGGAGCAACAAAAGATTTTTTTTCTCTCTGTACAGGTTGTAACGAATGTATTTTTGCCTGTCCTTATGCCGTCTTATTCCCTGTTACAGCAACAGATTCAGAAAAAACATATCCACATTTTGATCCAAATGCAAAAGCCTGCCACCTTTGTTCTGATTGGCCATGTATCACGGCTTGTCCCGAAAAAGCATTATTACCGTACGAAGTGTCCGAAACGACACCAAAGTTTGGTAAGGCGAAACTTTTAAAAGAATTTTGTATCAATGAAAAAACTGGGGAATCAACCTGTAATGCTTGTTTTGTTACATGCCCTATCGAAAAAACCGTTAAATTTAAAGGGAATTTACCAGTTTTTGCACAATCGAGTTGCACAGGATGTGGGTTATGTGTAGAAACTTGTCCAAGTTTTCCAAAAGCAATTCAGATTAGATTATTCAAAAGCGAATGA
- a CDS encoding SpoIIE family protein phosphatase, which yields MYSFLLVFLKKYVKLGVLSHKYLHLLLFVWSQFLGSFSPAFATSLGDSVESSGGNPIHLEGDWEFYPRVFLSEVETRDLPFQMLTVPGIWNSVLGSGEGYGTYRLVLHKPSYLANEEVFGIKILDVATASRVFWNGKQLGSSGVVAKTREQSDPSYQFQLYPLPWKDGPNELLIEISNFHHAKGGMWEPPYIGEWNQLYRESETDLASSLFLAGSVFIIALYHFGLFYFRRTDKGNLLFGFAALLLALRTLFTGERFVFNELAPILSWNICLRIEYFTFYISPYLFFAFFREFYPDYYPKWMHRLLLFPTLLFILFLVVLPTQVYTELNSYYQIVFLFGILMILQGVFRAAIHKKESGFLFLVGICTVAIAALVDLLNANQIFYSVEAIPIGIFVFILVQSLTLSRRFSRAFSEVETLSKRLLALDKLKDEFLANTSHELKTPLNGIIGIAESMFDGIGGKLNQEQRQNLGMIVSSGKRLSSLVDDILDFSKMKNRDLDLDLKAIDLHQICDFVLVISRPLYVTKNLTVRNNVPIDFPPILGDEARLQQILFNIIGNAIKFTEKGRIEVSCEIVDKMAVISIRDTGIGIPKDKFSDIFRSFEQVDSSTTRKFGGTGLGLAISKRLVELHGGNIWVESVPSEGSVFSFSLPLAREGEIPIEKPPMKKTEMWFGGDNFDFEPIEDTEEEFEGEKLKVIVVDDEPINRQVLKNHLTLIGCDVSEAANGVDAIRLVRDEGPFELMVLDIMMPGMSGYDVCAVLRESYSLYQLPILFLTAKNQIADIIAALEAGGNDYLAKPFDKRELISRAKNLITLKKAVEEQNKFIAIQNELGLARKLQYSILPEEAPNVVGIKTEFYYEPMDSIGGDFFDFHAISETELGVLIADVSGHGIPAALVSAMLKIAFSTQVRLAKEPSQLLNQINATLLGKMKGAFVTASYIYINLETKQMIHARCGHPPLILNRKGENKAKLSMPQGKLIGWIPELDIQEDHIQIQSGDRIVLYTDGITEATNAQKEMIGQENWEMMSHRYSGYPVTESKRLLLEKIKEFTGNRTPDDDVTLVILEIE from the coding sequence TTGTACTCTTTTTTACTCGTATTTTTAAAAAAATACGTAAAACTTGGAGTATTGTCCCATAAATACTTACATCTCCTATTGTTTGTTTGGAGCCAGTTTTTAGGTTCCTTTTCTCCTGCTTTTGCCACCTCACTCGGTGATTCAGTGGAATCCAGTGGTGGAAATCCGATCCATTTAGAAGGGGATTGGGAGTTTTACCCCAGAGTGTTTTTATCGGAAGTGGAAACTCGGGATCTTCCTTTCCAAATGTTAACAGTCCCTGGGATTTGGAACTCTGTCCTCGGCTCAGGGGAAGGGTATGGAACTTACCGACTTGTATTACATAAACCAAGTTATTTGGCAAATGAGGAAGTGTTTGGAATCAAAATTTTGGATGTGGCGACTGCCTCACGTGTGTTTTGGAACGGCAAACAACTTGGTTCATCCGGTGTTGTAGCAAAAACACGAGAACAGTCAGACCCTTCTTACCAATTCCAATTGTATCCTTTACCATGGAAAGATGGCCCAAACGAATTACTCATCGAAATATCTAATTTCCATCATGCTAAAGGTGGGATGTGGGAACCACCTTACATTGGTGAGTGGAACCAATTATACAGGGAAAGTGAAACCGATCTTGCCTCTTCCCTGTTTTTGGCTGGATCTGTTTTTATCATTGCATTGTATCATTTTGGATTGTTTTACTTTCGGCGCACAGACAAAGGGAATTTATTATTTGGATTTGCTGCATTACTCTTAGCTCTTCGCACTTTATTCACTGGTGAAAGATTTGTCTTCAATGAACTTGCCCCAATTTTAAGTTGGAATATTTGTTTAAGAATTGAATACTTTACGTTTTATATCTCACCTTATTTGTTCTTTGCATTTTTTCGTGAGTTTTATCCTGATTATTATCCGAAATGGATGCACAGGTTACTTCTATTCCCTACCTTATTATTCATTTTATTTTTGGTTGTTTTACCAACACAAGTTTATACTGAACTAAACAGTTATTACCAAATTGTCTTTTTGTTTGGGATTCTCATGATTCTACAAGGGGTGTTCCGGGCAGCCATCCACAAAAAAGAAAGTGGTTTTTTGTTTTTAGTAGGAATCTGCACAGTTGCAATTGCAGCACTTGTAGATTTGTTAAACGCAAACCAAATTTTTTATTCAGTGGAAGCAATTCCGATTGGGATTTTTGTTTTTATCCTAGTTCAATCTCTTACACTTTCTAGACGTTTTAGTCGTGCATTTTCAGAAGTGGAAACTTTATCCAAACGATTATTGGCTTTAGATAAACTAAAGGATGAATTTCTGGCAAATACTTCCCATGAATTAAAAACACCATTAAATGGAATTATCGGTATCGCCGAATCTATGTTTGATGGAATCGGTGGGAAACTTAACCAAGAACAAAGACAAAACTTAGGAATGATCGTCAGTTCTGGGAAAAGGCTTTCTTCTTTAGTTGATGACATTTTAGATTTTTCCAAAATGAAAAATCGTGATTTGGATTTGGACCTGAAGGCAATTGACCTACACCAAATTTGTGATTTTGTTCTTGTGATCTCAAGGCCTTTATATGTAACAAAAAATCTTACCGTTCGGAATAATGTTCCTATTGATTTCCCACCGATTCTTGGTGATGAAGCAAGACTCCAACAAATTTTGTTCAATATTATCGGGAATGCAATCAAGTTCACGGAAAAAGGTAGGATTGAAGTTTCTTGTGAAATTGTCGATAAAATGGCAGTGATTTCCATCCGAGACACTGGGATCGGAATTCCGAAAGATAAGTTTTCTGATATCTTTCGTTCCTTTGAACAAGTGGATTCTTCCACAACACGTAAGTTTGGCGGGACTGGACTTGGGCTCGCCATTTCAAAACGGTTGGTCGAACTCCATGGAGGAAATATTTGGGTAGAATCCGTTCCTTCTGAGGGTTCTGTATTTTCTTTTTCTTTACCATTAGCAAGAGAAGGTGAGATCCCAATCGAAAAACCTCCAATGAAAAAAACAGAGATGTGGTTTGGTGGAGACAATTTTGACTTTGAACCCATTGAAGACACAGAAGAAGAATTTGAAGGTGAAAAATTAAAAGTCATCGTTGTGGATGATGAACCTATCAATCGTCAGGTGCTAAAAAATCATTTAACTCTGATTGGGTGTGATGTAAGTGAAGCTGCGAATGGTGTGGATGCAATTCGTCTTGTGAGAGACGAAGGACCATTTGAACTTATGGTCCTTGATATTATGATGCCAGGGATGAGTGGATATGATGTTTGTGCTGTTTTACGAGAATCATATTCTTTATACCAATTACCCATATTGTTTTTAACTGCAAAAAACCAAATTGCGGACATTATCGCTGCTTTGGAAGCAGGTGGGAATGATTATCTGGCTAAACCTTTTGACAAACGTGAATTGATTTCTCGTGCTAAAAACCTGATTACCTTAAAAAAAGCAGTAGAAGAACAAAACAAATTCATCGCCATCCAAAACGAATTGGGTTTAGCACGAAAACTTCAGTATTCCATTTTACCTGAAGAAGCACCAAATGTAGTCGGAATCAAAACAGAATTTTATTATGAACCAATGGATAGCATTGGAGGAGATTTTTTTGATTTCCATGCGATCTCTGAAACAGAACTAGGAGTTCTCATCGCGGACGTATCCGGGCATGGAATCCCAGCTGCTCTTGTATCAGCGATGTTAAAAATTGCATTTTCCACACAAGTACGACTTGCGAAAGAACCTTCCCAACTTTTGAATCAAATCAATGCAACTCTCCTTGGTAAGATGAAGGGTGCATTTGTGACTGCATCTTATATCTATATCAATTTAGAAACCAAACAAATGATCCATGCTCGTTGTGGACACCCTCCTCTTATCCTCAACCGAAAAGGAGAAAATAAAGCCAAACTCAGTATGCCACAAGGAAAACTAATTGGTTGGATTCCGGAACTTGATATTCAAGAAGACCACATCCAAATCCAATCAGGTGATCGAATTGTATTGTATACAGATGGAATTACAGAAGCAACCAATGCACAAAAAGAAATGATTGGCCAAGAAAATTGGGAAATGATGTCGCACCGTTATAGTGGTTATCCAGTCACAGAATCAAAACGGTTGTTACTCGAAAAAATCAAAGAGTTTACTGGAAATAGAACTCCAGATGATGACGTGACCCTTGTGATTTTAGAGATTGAGTGA
- a CDS encoding FliI/YscN family ATPase: MIEKKFTEQIDAISKYLNVVEKIEPIRKSGVVVSVVGNVIYSQGPPDSKVGEILEVERGSDKGYLACVLVGFKDHLYTLMPLGDTQEIFPHAFVFSSGRQITLNAGPELLGRVLNGLGKPIDNKGILITKEERASEPRFLNPLDRPPITDILETGVRAIDGMLTVGRGQRIGIFSGSGVGKSSLLGMIARYTNADVNVVALIGERGREVNEFLHVELGKEALARSVVFVATSDSSKMEQVSCANLACSAAEYFREKGMSVNLYMDSLTRYAEALRELSIGEPVVTKGYASSVFTKMAKLVERAGTSHNGGSITGFYTVLTDAEDDMDDIVADKVRGFIDGHIVLTRKLAEQSHYPAIDVPSSLSRLMQKIVNEDHYMRASIVRELISKYKNSEDIILLNAYVRGADEKIDMAIDKKSQIDDYLRQRIEEKSSYNEAIKKLELILQSSSRNDDEF, translated from the coding sequence ATGATCGAAAAAAAATTCACAGAACAAATCGATGCCATTTCGAAGTACCTGAATGTCGTCGAAAAAATCGAACCCATTCGCAAAAGTGGGGTCGTTGTTTCTGTTGTGGGGAACGTGATCTATTCCCAAGGTCCACCCGATTCCAAAGTCGGTGAAATTTTGGAAGTCGAACGTGGCTCTGACAAAGGATATTTAGCATGTGTCCTTGTTGGATTTAAAGATCATCTTTACACCTTAATGCCATTAGGTGACACTCAAGAAATTTTCCCTCATGCTTTTGTATTTTCTTCAGGTAGACAAATCACTTTAAATGCAGGTCCAGAACTTTTAGGACGGGTGTTAAATGGTCTTGGGAAACCAATTGATAACAAAGGGATTCTAATTACAAAAGAAGAAAGAGCATCCGAACCAAGATTTTTAAACCCACTGGATCGTCCTCCCATTACAGATATTTTAGAAACAGGTGTTCGTGCCATTGATGGAATGTTAACTGTTGGGCGTGGACAACGGATTGGAATTTTTTCAGGTTCTGGAGTTGGTAAATCTAGTTTACTGGGAATGATTGCCCGTTATACGAACGCAGATGTAAACGTGGTTGCTCTCATTGGAGAAAGGGGCCGCGAGGTAAATGAATTTTTACACGTAGAACTTGGGAAAGAAGCATTGGCAAGATCAGTTGTTTTTGTTGCGACTTCTGATTCTTCCAAAATGGAACAAGTAAGTTGTGCAAACCTCGCTTGTTCGGCAGCAGAATACTTCCGCGAAAAAGGAATGTCTGTTAATTTGTACATGGATTCACTTACACGGTATGCAGAAGCATTAAGAGAATTATCCATAGGTGAACCTGTCGTCACAAAAGGATATGCATCAAGTGTATTTACCAAAATGGCAAAACTTGTCGAACGGGCTGGAACATCACATAACGGCGGTTCCATTACCGGATTTTATACGGTATTAACAGATGCAGAAGATGATATGGATGATATTGTGGCAGACAAGGTGCGAGGATTTATCGACGGGCATATAGTCTTAACGAGAAAACTTGCAGAACAAAGCCATTACCCTGCTATCGATGTTCCCTCTTCCCTTTCTCGATTGATGCAAAAAATTGTGAATGAAGATCACTATATGCGTGCATCCATTGTACGAGAGTTAATTTCCAAATATAAAAATTCAGAAGATATTATTTTACTCAATGCCTATGTGCGTGGTGCTGATGAAAAAATTGACATGGCAATTGATAAAAAATCGCAAATTGATGACTATTTAAGACAACGAATTGAAGAAAAATCCTCTTACAACGAAGCGATCAAAAAACTGGAACTTATCTTACAATCATCATCTCGCAATGACGATGAGTTTTAA
- a CDS encoding LIC10235 family protein — MEPQKVGPGQIDKIADDLKKDPEKSIGNYLFKGFRIQISKYKASGAERVQQLYKRRRAQGLCIVCGTKVTRKNPVTGILYRLCDTHRAEIDQKNKEKAKAKKGK; from the coding sequence ATGGAACCACAAAAAGTAGGCCCAGGACAAATCGACAAAATCGCGGATGATCTTAAAAAAGACCCAGAGAAGTCGATTGGGAATTACCTTTTCAAAGGATTCAGAATTCAAATCTCCAAGTACAAAGCGTCTGGAGCGGAGAGAGTTCAACAACTTTACAAAAGAAGAAGAGCACAAGGTCTATGCATCGTTTGTGGTACCAAAGTAACTCGTAAAAACCCGGTAACAGGAATTCTTTACAGACTTTGTGACACTCATAGAGCAGAAATCGACCAAAAGAATAAAGAAAAAGCAAAAGCGAAAAAAGGAAAATAA
- a CDS encoding periplasmic-type flagellar collar protein FlbB, whose product MASVTDSTRSFFLIVLIFFLIAIGFFVFDYFQVINAEDYLPFLKKQAGLVNQDLLSPTELEKLEMEKAKERLIADREELEQMKRELEEKSSSLSADKERLEELKEGIQRKEKEIAEKARKDNARAEKVKVLANKVANMPPESARDMLLNWPDYDIIEVFEQMDKDAEEDGRQTITTYLLTLFPAERRSVISNKWLDAGAKNVPNYGKSIDEENDEP is encoded by the coding sequence ATGGCAAGTGTAACTGACAGCACAAGATCCTTCTTTTTAATTGTTTTGATTTTTTTTCTAATAGCGATTGGTTTTTTTGTTTTTGACTACTTCCAAGTCATTAATGCAGAGGACTACCTTCCTTTCTTAAAAAAACAAGCGGGCCTTGTGAACCAAGACCTACTCTCTCCCACTGAGCTCGAAAAGTTGGAAATGGAAAAAGCAAAAGAAAGACTGATTGCTGACCGAGAAGAACTCGAACAAATGAAACGAGAGTTAGAGGAAAAATCTTCATCACTCAGTGCTGACAAAGAACGATTGGAAGAACTCAAAGAAGGGATCCAACGGAAAGAAAAAGAAATAGCGGAAAAAGCAAGAAAAGACAATGCTCGTGCCGAAAAAGTAAAAGTCCTCGCAAACAAAGTTGCGAACATGCCTCCCGAATCAGCAAGAGATATGCTCCTCAATTGGCCTGACTATGATATCATTGAAGTATTCGAACAAATGGACAAGGATGCAGAAGAAGATGGAAGGCAAACCATCACAACCTATCTACTCACTTTATTCCCTGCGGAAAGACGTTCCGTCATTTCGAATAAATGGCTCGATGCGGGTGCTAAAAATGTTCCCAATTACGGCAAAAGTATTGATGAGGAAAACGACGAACCTTAA
- the murA gene encoding UDP-N-acetylglucosamine 1-carboxyvinyltransferase encodes MSSSYFKIIGKNPLHGTIVPQGNKNEALPLLGALLLWEGDVILENLPEIADVQKLMDVLRHIGVEITSLDTKGSYLFQKKNPVKSDLPYELCSQLRGAVTLAGPILARTGRVFLPKPGGDKIGRRRMDTHLLALEALGAKIEVFPDGYMITADRLFGKDILLDEASVTATENAVMAAVFAEGTTIIRNAASEPHVQGLCRFLQAAGAKIEGIGTNHLTITGVTSLTSPNGVLKHRIGSDYLEVGSFISLAAVTGGEIHITDVNLEDIRMIRMVYSRLGIEVRPTETGILVPSDQKMEIIPDYHGATPKIDDAPWPGFPADMTSVALVTATQCKGTVLIHEKLFESRLFFVDNIIAMGAQIILCDPHRAIVIGANRLYGQRVASPDIRAGMAMIIAALCAEGQSEIHNIVQIDRGFESIDTRLRSLGAQIERIPS; translated from the coding sequence GTGAGCTCTTCCTACTTTAAAATTATCGGCAAAAATCCACTCCATGGGACAATTGTTCCCCAAGGAAATAAAAACGAAGCACTTCCACTCCTAGGAGCTTTACTCTTATGGGAAGGAGACGTGATTTTAGAAAATCTACCCGAAATTGCCGATGTCCAGAAGCTCATGGATGTCCTCCGCCATATTGGTGTGGAAATAACTTCCCTCGATACCAAAGGATCTTACCTCTTTCAGAAAAAAAATCCAGTGAAATCGGATTTACCATATGAACTTTGTTCCCAACTGAGAGGAGCTGTGACACTTGCGGGCCCCATCCTCGCAAGAACTGGGCGTGTCTTTTTGCCAAAACCTGGTGGTGACAAAATTGGTCGCCGTCGTATGGACACCCACCTGCTTGCTTTAGAAGCCCTTGGTGCAAAAATTGAAGTGTTTCCAGATGGTTATATGATCACAGCGGATCGGTTGTTTGGGAAAGACATCCTACTCGATGAGGCGTCGGTGACTGCGACAGAAAATGCAGTGATGGCAGCTGTTTTTGCAGAAGGAACCACGATCATTCGCAATGCGGCTTCCGAACCACATGTACAGGGACTTTGCCGATTTTTACAAGCGGCAGGTGCCAAAATCGAAGGAATCGGTACAAACCACCTAACAATTACAGGTGTGACTTCTCTAACCTCTCCGAATGGTGTTTTAAAACACCGCATTGGGTCGGATTATTTGGAAGTTGGATCCTTCATCAGTTTAGCGGCCGTAACAGGTGGGGAAATCCATATTACCGATGTTAATTTAGAAGACATTCGAATGATCCGAATGGTCTATTCCCGACTTGGGATTGAAGTGCGACCAACAGAAACTGGTATCCTTGTCCCTTCCGACCAAAAAATGGAAATCATACCTGACTACCACGGTGCCACTCCCAAAATTGATGATGCACCTTGGCCAGGGTTCCCGGCTGATATGACATCAGTGGCTTTAGTGACTGCCACACAGTGCAAAGGAACCGTTCTCATCCATGAAAAACTCTTTGAGTCTAGGCTCTTTTTTGTGGACAATATCATTGCAATGGGTGCCCAAATCATCCTTTGTGACCCACATAGAGCCATTGTAATTGGTGCCAACAGATTGTATGGACAACGAGTGGCAAGCCCAGACATTCGAGCGGGTATGGCCATGATCATTGCTGCCCTTTGTGCAGAAGGCCAAAGTGAGATCCATAACATTGTACAAATTGACAGAGGATTTGAGTCAATTGATACAAGGTTACGGTCACTTGGGGCACAAATCGAAAGAATTCCAAGTTAA
- the fliJ gene encoding flagellar export protein FliJ — protein MKRFRFSLETVLKLRGLKEEEEIRRLSVVVSKLNSLISEKENNEKEIESSYEAILSSAKVGTRLSDYLSIEQYIKGLIRRNEELDHRISNQTDEVNLVRKDVMVARMNKKVIEVLKDKRFLEWKKKRNRMERREVEEFNFHLNKQSLFDSFESFGPKASKKIPRTFKILNREDGGDELASDFKTLRDFYEKYYLGQGKS, from the coding sequence GTGAAACGATTTCGCTTCAGTCTGGAGACGGTTTTAAAACTTCGAGGCTTAAAAGAAGAGGAAGAAATCCGCCGTTTGTCAGTGGTTGTATCCAAACTCAATTCCCTGATTTCCGAAAAGGAAAACAATGAAAAAGAAATCGAATCGTCCTACGAAGCCATTTTATCTTCTGCAAAAGTAGGGACAAGATTATCTGACTATTTATCCATTGAACAATACATCAAAGGCCTCATCCGTCGGAACGAAGAATTAGATCATAGGATTTCAAACCAAACCGATGAAGTGAATTTGGTACGTAAAGATGTGATGGTTGCCAGGATGAATAAAAAAGTCATCGAGGTCTTAAAGGACAAACGATTCCTCGAATGGAAAAAAAAGCGAAACCGAATGGAACGAAGGGAAGTGGAAGAATTCAATTTCCACCTAAACAAACAGTCGTTATTTGATTCGTTTGAAAGTTTTGGACCAAAGGCTTCCAAAAAAATTCCAAGAACTTTCAAAATTTTAAACAGGGAAGATGGCGGAGACGAACTCGCATCTGACTTTAAAACTCTCCGCGATTTTTATGAAAAATATTACTTAGGACAAGGCAAATCATAA